From a region of the Butyrivibrio sp. AE3004 genome:
- a CDS encoding peptidoglycan glycosyltransferase FtsW, with the protein MDNNKTKYHAKKETYVDYSMVFVVLFLLVFGLVMLYSTSSYDGRLKYDDSAYYLKHQLLPTGLGIGLMMVVSRIPYHFYKKVSTLAYVFAITMILLVKSPLGMEINNARRWIKIFGVSIQPAEAAKLAMIVVLASFISKLGKGILNPRAFWVVMGIPIPVCLLVWRVTKNLSTAIIIFGIAFLMLFVATPGYRKFIAIVAAGFAAAAGVVALVVRAGYHSEMNFRFGRILAWLDPEAYVNDKGYQTLQSLYAIGSGGLFGKGLGESMQKLGFIPEAQNDMIFSIICEELGIVGAIAVMIMFIILIYRMMVIAQNAPDMYGALLVIGVLAHISLQVILNIAVVTNTIPNTGITLPFISYGGTAVLFLLTEIGIVFNVARHIEM; encoded by the coding sequence ATGGATAATAACAAAACGAAATACCATGCAAAAAAAGAGACCTATGTCGATTACAGCATGGTATTTGTAGTGTTGTTTTTGCTCGTATTCGGACTTGTTATGCTTTATTCAACAAGTTCATATGACGGAAGATTAAAGTATGATGATTCGGCATATTACCTGAAACATCAGCTGCTACCGACAGGACTCGGTATCGGGCTTATGATGGTTGTTTCAAGAATTCCGTATCATTTTTACAAAAAGGTTTCGACGCTTGCATATGTATTTGCCATTACTATGATCCTTCTTGTAAAATCGCCTCTTGGAATGGAAATCAATAACGCAAGAAGATGGATAAAAATATTTGGTGTTTCGATACAGCCTGCAGAAGCCGCAAAGCTTGCAATGATAGTTGTTCTGGCATCATTTATAAGTAAACTGGGTAAAGGTATCCTTAATCCCAGGGCATTCTGGGTTGTTATGGGAATTCCTATTCCGGTGTGCCTGCTTGTATGGCGCGTTACAAAGAATCTGAGTACGGCAATTATTATCTTCGGTATTGCTTTTCTTATGCTTTTTGTTGCAACACCGGGCTACAGAAAATTTATCGCAATAGTTGCTGCCGGATTTGCTGCGGCTGCGGGAGTGGTTGCGCTGGTCGTAAGGGCGGGCTATCACAGTGAGATGAACTTCAGATTCGGACGTATTCTGGCCTGGCTCGATCCTGAGGCTTACGTTAATGATAAAGGATATCAGACACTTCAGTCCCTTTATGCGATAGGCTCCGGAGGCCTTTTTGGCAAGGGACTCGGAGAAAGTATGCAGAAGCTTGGATTTATTCCCGAAGCTCAAAATGACATGATCTTTTCAATTATCTGCGAAGAGCTTGGCATTGTTGGTGCTATAGCAGTTATGATCATGTTTATAATACTTATCTACAGAATGATGGTAATTGCGCAGAATGCTCCGGATATGTATGGTGCACTTCTTGTAATAGGAGTACTTGCACACATTTCACTCCAGGTTATTCTGAACATAGCCGTTGTTACAAATACTATTCCGAATACGGGAATCACGCTTCCTTTCATAAGTTATGGCGGTACAGCGGTACTGTTCCTTTTGACTGAGATAGGAATTGTGTTTAATGTTGCCAGACATATAGAAATGTAA
- the murD gene encoding UDP-N-acetylmuramoyl-L-alanine--D-glutamate ligase yields the protein MTAKELIGKKVLIIGTGISGIGSAKLLGKAGAFPIIFDENTKITEETVKEKLSGYEGEEPQIIIGELADDVIKELVLVVPSPAVPLDSPLILRLKETGLPIWSEIELAYNFAKGQMVAITGTNGKTTTTTLVGEIMKAHFASTYVVGNIGYSYAERALEMTDDTVSIGEISSFQLEAVENFHAKVSAILNITPDHLNRHHTMECYASMKENITNNQTKSDVCVLNYDNEYTRDFGSRCPATVVFFSSKEKLIDGFYLDGEDICLAKNGVSEKIMNVHEMSLVGTCNYENVMAAIAMGLAMEVPMETILKVVRAFKAVEHRIEFVATKNGVDYYNDSKGTNPDAAIQGIKAMSKPTYLIGGGYDKGSEYDEWIEAFDGKVKKLVLIGVTKQKIADCAEKHGFHDYIFMDTYMDALKYCSDNAVSGEAVLLSPACASWDMFPSYEVRGEQFKDYVNSL from the coding sequence ATGACAGCAAAAGAATTGATAGGAAAAAAAGTACTGATAATAGGAACCGGAATATCCGGTATCGGAAGCGCTAAGCTTCTGGGAAAGGCTGGGGCATTTCCGATAATTTTTGATGAAAATACAAAAATAACCGAAGAAACAGTAAAAGAAAAGCTTTCTGGCTACGAAGGAGAAGAACCACAGATTATAATAGGTGAGCTTGCGGATGATGTGATAAAAGAACTGGTACTGGTCGTGCCAAGCCCTGCAGTTCCTCTTGATTCTCCGCTTATTTTAAGACTTAAGGAGACGGGACTTCCTATATGGAGCGAAATTGAGCTTGCGTATAATTTTGCAAAAGGACAGATGGTTGCCATAACCGGAACAAACGGAAAGACAACTACTACCACGCTTGTCGGTGAGATAATGAAGGCGCATTTTGCGTCAACATATGTTGTTGGAAATATCGGCTATTCATACGCTGAGAGAGCTCTTGAAATGACTGATGATACGGTATCCATAGGTGAGATAAGCAGCTTCCAGCTTGAGGCTGTGGAGAATTTTCATGCAAAGGTATCGGCAATTCTGAATATTACACCCGATCACCTGAACAGGCACCACACCATGGAATGTTATGCTTCCATGAAGGAAAATATCACAAACAACCAGACAAAGAGTGATGTTTGTGTACTGAACTATGATAATGAATATACAAGGGATTTTGGTAGCAGATGTCCCGCAACGGTTGTTTTCTTCTCATCAAAGGAAAAACTTATCGACGGTTTTTATCTTGATGGAGAGGATATATGCCTTGCCAAAAACGGAGTTTCCGAAAAGATAATGAATGTTCACGAGATGAGTCTTGTAGGAACCTGCAATTATGAAAATGTGATGGCTGCAATTGCAATGGGGCTTGCAATGGAAGTTCCTATGGAGACGATCCTGAAGGTTGTGCGGGCGTTTAAAGCTGTTGAGCATCGCATAGAATTTGTAGCAACCAAAAACGGTGTTGATTATTATAATGATTCCAAGGGTACAAATCCCGATGCGGCTATACAGGGAATAAAAGCAATGTCCAAGCCCACATACCTCATTGGCGGAGGCTATGATAAGGGCAGTGAGTATGATGAATGGATTGAAGCATTTGACGGAAAAGTTAAAAAGCTTGTTCTTATAGGAGTAACAAAGCAGAAAATAGCTGATTGTGCCGAAAAACACGGCTTTCATGATTATATTTTCATGGACACCTACATGGATGCGCTTAAATATTGCAGCGATAATGCTGTATCGGGTGAGGCGGTTCTTCTTTCGCCTGCCTGCGCAAGCTGGGATATGTTCCCGAGCTATGAGGTAAGAGGAGAGCAGTTCAAGGATTACGTAAACAGTCTGTAA
- a CDS encoding peptidoglycan D,D-transpeptidase FtsI family protein: MRKRSNAQKFTIGMKKKLAVLFLVVLTAFVGLSIRLILINRDNGEAYEKQVLSQQKYDSSIIPYRRGEILDANGTVLAYSEKVYNVILDAKLVLSGKDNKYLEPTIAALVRCFGFDENEIRNYITENPDSQYYTLAKQLSYDEISEFQGLITIGGENYDETVQGVWFEENYVRKYPNGSMACDVVGFTTSDNNGLFGLEEYYNDVLSGSNGRIYGYLDEDSNLERTTIPATDGNSIVTTIDGNLQSIVEKYLQEFNDTYKDAFREGNGANNIGCVIMDVNNGDVLAMGSYPKFDLNDTKNPENLIGMPRVDERGLKIAGESIYDSGVYINQAMLDEMTDEEKLWNFNALWRNFCISDTYEPGSVAKPFTVATGIESGSITGNEVYDCGGYLEIGGHRIYCHNRYGDGAVSVQRGIEISCNVAMMKIGQVIGSDTFAQFQKNFGFGLKTNIDLAGEARTEGLTYKAEDMGSAELATGTFGQGFNVDMIEMITAFSSLVNGGKLYEPHVVKKILNSSGATVKSIEPRVLRQTISESTSQKVIECCNLVVAGEEGTGKTARPAGYMIGGKTGTAETVPRKNRQYVVSFMGYAPANDPQIAIYVVVDRPNAMDQADAKFATRVVRKVLTEALPYLNVPMTEPVTEEEQAELDELREKEIMMAAAQKAEVVVDENGDPVLDENGNLVLADGTAGEVSGGDAEGSSEDTEESENGEEGDSIWEKIPENENKEPVWKSFEIDEETGYYIDPETGDLISPEDGHTIGGEGLPDYEPDEGSAYESN; the protein is encoded by the coding sequence ATGAGAAAAAGAAGTAATGCACAAAAATTTACAATAGGAATGAAAAAGAAGCTGGCAGTGCTGTTCTTAGTGGTACTGACAGCTTTTGTTGGTTTGAGTATAAGACTCATACTTATAAACAGGGATAACGGTGAAGCATATGAAAAACAGGTTCTGTCCCAGCAAAAGTATGATTCGAGCATCATACCGTACAGAAGAGGAGAAATCCTTGATGCAAACGGGACTGTTCTTGCTTACAGCGAGAAGGTGTACAATGTGATTCTTGATGCGAAGCTTGTTTTGTCCGGAAAAGACAACAAGTACTTGGAACCCACAATAGCTGCTCTTGTCAGATGCTTTGGATTTGATGAAAATGAAATCCGAAACTATATAACGGAAAATCCCGATTCTCAGTATTACACACTTGCAAAGCAGTTAAGCTATGATGAAATCAGCGAATTTCAGGGACTTATTACCATAGGCGGTGAGAATTATGATGAAACTGTTCAGGGTGTCTGGTTTGAAGAAAACTATGTAAGAAAATACCCTAACGGTTCTATGGCATGTGATGTTGTGGGCTTTACAACAAGCGATAACAACGGTCTTTTCGGACTTGAAGAATACTACAATGATGTTTTAAGCGGTAGCAACGGAAGAATATACGGTTATCTTGATGAGGACTCAAACCTTGAGAGAACAACAATCCCTGCAACTGACGGAAACAGCATTGTTACCACAATAGACGGCAATCTCCAGTCCATAGTTGAAAAGTACCTTCAGGAGTTCAACGATACTTATAAGGATGCCTTTCGTGAGGGTAACGGAGCCAATAATATAGGCTGCGTGATAATGGATGTCAACAATGGCGATGTGCTTGCTATGGGGAGTTACCCCAAATTTGATCTTAACGATACTAAAAATCCCGAAAATCTCATCGGTATGCCAAGAGTGGATGAGAGGGGATTGAAAATAGCGGGTGAGAGCATCTATGACTCGGGCGTATATATTAATCAGGCGATGCTTGATGAGATGACAGATGAGGAAAAGCTTTGGAATTTCAACGCTCTATGGAGGAATTTTTGTATTTCCGATACATATGAGCCCGGTTCTGTTGCGAAGCCCTTTACGGTTGCGACAGGTATAGAATCAGGTTCTATAACCGGTAATGAGGTATATGACTGCGGCGGTTATCTTGAAATAGGTGGACACAGAATTTATTGCCATAACAGATACGGTGACGGAGCGGTTTCGGTTCAGAGAGGTATAGAGATATCCTGTAACGTAGCCATGATGAAAATAGGACAGGTTATAGGATCGGATACTTTTGCTCAGTTCCAGAAAAATTTCGGATTTGGACTTAAGACCAATATAGATCTTGCAGGTGAAGCCAGAACAGAGGGACTTACCTATAAAGCAGAGGATATGGGTTCTGCGGAGCTGGCAACAGGAACCTTCGGACAGGGCTTTAACGTGGATATGATAGAGATGATCACAGCTTTCAGTTCACTTGTTAACGGTGGAAAACTCTATGAGCCCCATGTTGTAAAAAAGATTCTTAACTCATCAGGCGCGACTGTCAAAAGTATTGAGCCCAGAGTACTCAGACAGACCATTTCCGAATCGACTTCGCAAAAGGTTATAGAATGCTGTAACCTGGTTGTCGCAGGAGAGGAAGGAACAGGTAAAACAGCAAGACCCGCCGGCTATATGATTGGCGGAAAAACAGGAACCGCTGAGACTGTTCCGCGTAAAAACCGTCAGTATGTGGTATCATTTATGGGATATGCTCCGGCAAATGATCCTCAGATAGCTATTTACGTTGTTGTAGACAGACCGAATGCTATGGATCAGGCAGATGCCAAGTTTGCTACAAGAGTTGTAAGAAAGGTACTTACAGAGGCTCTTCCTTATCTCAATGTACCAATGACGGAGCCTGTAACAGAAGAGGAACAGGCAGAGCTTGATGAACTGAGAGAAAAAGAGATCATGATGGCTGCAGCACAGAAGGCAGAGGTTGTGGTTGATGAAAACGGGGATCCCGTACTTGATGAAAACGGAAATCTTGTTTTGGCAGATGGTACTGCAGGGGAGGTATCCGGAGGCGATGCCGAAGGATCTTCTGAAGATACGGAAGAATCCGAAAACGGTGAAGAAGGGGATAGTATCTGGGAGAAAATCCCCGAGAACGAGAATAAGGAACCTGTATGGAAGTCATTTGAAATAGATGAGGAAACGGGGTATTATATTGACCCGGAGACGGGTGATCTTATCAGCCCCGAAGACGGACATACAATAGGCGGCGAAGGACTTCCTGATTACGAGCCTGATGAAGGAAGCGCCTACGAAAGTAACTGA
- the rsmH gene encoding 16S rRNA (cytosine(1402)-N(4))-methyltransferase RsmH, translating to MEFKHYSVLLKEVLENLNIDPDGIYVDGTLGGAGHSSRIAERLSDKGRLYGIDQDEDAIKAATERLKPFGEKAVIIRDNYENAVERLKELGVTSVNGILLDLGVSSFQLDNEERGFTYRFDTPLDMRMDQRQELTAGTIVNEFSEMEIFHIIRNYGEDKFAKNIAKHIVARRSEKKIETTFELNEIIKAAIPARMREKGGHPSKRTFQALRIACNRELDVLENSLDGMIDFLAPGGRICVITFHSLEDRIVKNNFRKNENPCTCPPEIPICVCGKKSKGKVITRKPILPSESELSENSRSASAKLRVFEKSCS from the coding sequence ATGGAATTTAAACATTACTCAGTGCTCCTTAAAGAGGTGCTTGAAAATCTGAATATAGATCCCGATGGGATTTACGTTGACGGGACACTGGGCGGAGCGGGCCATTCTTCCCGTATAGCAGAGAGGCTTTCAGATAAAGGAAGACTGTACGGGATCGACCAGGACGAGGATGCTATAAAAGCAGCAACCGAGCGACTTAAGCCTTTTGGGGAAAAGGCGGTGATAATCCGTGATAATTATGAAAACGCTGTGGAGCGATTAAAGGAACTTGGAGTTACAAGTGTAAACGGAATACTTCTTGATTTGGGAGTTTCATCCTTTCAGCTTGATAACGAGGAGAGAGGATTTACCTACAGATTCGACACTCCTTTGGACATGAGAATGGACCAGAGGCAGGAACTTACAGCGGGAACAATAGTAAATGAGTTTTCCGAAATGGAGATATTCCATATCATAAGAAATTATGGTGAGGACAAATTTGCAAAGAATATTGCAAAACATATTGTTGCAAGAAGAAGTGAAAAAAAGATAGAGACAACCTTTGAACTCAATGAGATCATCAAGGCAGCAATACCGGCAAGGATGAGAGAAAAAGGAGGACATCCGTCAAAGAGAACCTTCCAGGCACTGAGAATTGCCTGTAACAGAGAACTTGATGTTCTTGAAAATTCACTGGACGGAATGATTGATTTTCTTGCACCGGGAGGACGTATTTGCGTTATTACCTTCCACTCTCTTGAGGACAGAATTGTAAAAAATAACTTCAGAAAAAATGAAAATCCCTGTACATGTCCGCCGGAGATTCCTATCTGCGTATGCGGTAAAAAATCCAAGGGAAAGGTTATTACAAGAAAACCGATTCTGCCATCTGAGAGCGAACTGTCTGAGAATTCACGAAGCGCCAGTGCAAAGCTCAGGGTATTTGAAAAAAGTTGTTCCTAA
- the mraZ gene encoding division/cell wall cluster transcriptional repressor MraZ yields MGKAYKGEYSHSIDAKGRLIIPAKFRDLLGEQFVVTKGFDGCLFAFDQEGWDAFEDKLKNLPMDIPGARQLSRFFMAGADDVELDKQGRILLKAGWLTHASIEKEAIVAGVGNRVEIWSKEKWEEATSFDDIDSIAEKMSAYGLSI; encoded by the coding sequence ATGGGAAAGGCGTACAAAGGCGAATATAGCCATTCAATCGATGCAAAAGGACGACTTATCATCCCGGCCAAGTTTCGCGATCTGCTGGGAGAGCAGTTCGTTGTAACGAAGGGCTTTGATGGGTGTTTATTTGCGTTCGATCAGGAAGGCTGGGACGCTTTTGAGGACAAGCTGAAAAATCTTCCCATGGACATTCCCGGAGCAAGACAGCTTAGCCGATTTTTTATGGCAGGAGCCGATGATGTAGAGCTCGACAAACAGGGAAGAATACTACTTAAAGCAGGCTGGCTCACCCACGCATCAATAGAAAAAGAAGCAATAGTGGCAGGTGTCGGCAACCGTGTCGAAATCTGGAGCAAAGAGAAGTGGGAGGAAGCTACAAGCTTTGATGACATTGACAGTATCGCTGAGAAGATGAGTGCATACGGACTCAGTATTTAG
- a CDS encoding GGDEF domain-containing protein, with translation MSNAKKPLGKSITIGCLCFIILLCIVLGIMNYVGYKNALYKGYRAYITDVLKYTASFIDNDDLKNCVDTGKESEKFYELRDVMDREMEELTIHYLYIIKPLNTETTGNVMSVLSAENYKDRNSGDDDLLWLGWISDDEFDVPTVKTFFRIMNSDGITFFEEKTEWSTDYTGAMALRTSSGEPYAVLAVDMEIDEINKDIISFTIENTMVILFIGVLFMMGFVFWAQKNITVPITKLENSVVSFASSSHGQRDSNALKFVDPDIHTHNEVETLAKAVRSMTEDMREYVKGIATAEERAADMNELAHKDSLTGIRNKNAYKQEVEILQEEIDSGKARFGIVMIDLNFLKVINDTYGHEKGDNAIKKLSAIVCDVFSHSPVFRVGGDEFTVILKDADYYNVLNLIDVFNEKMIMMANDDELKPWEKISAAIGYAIYDRQTDKDVDSVFDRADANMYKAKKGMKATREG, from the coding sequence ATGTCTAATGCAAAAAAGCCGCTTGGCAAAAGCATTACAATTGGATGTCTGTGCTTTATAATCCTGCTCTGTATTGTTCTTGGGATTATGAATTACGTAGGGTATAAGAATGCTCTATACAAGGGGTATAGGGCTTATATTACTGATGTCCTTAAATATACAGCGAGCTTTATTGATAATGACGATCTGAAAAATTGTGTTGATACCGGTAAAGAAAGTGAAAAGTTTTATGAGCTGAGAGATGTAATGGACAGAGAAATGGAGGAACTCACCATTCATTATCTTTATATTATAAAGCCGCTTAATACAGAGACTACAGGCAATGTTATGAGCGTTCTTTCAGCAGAAAACTATAAAGACAGAAACAGTGGTGATGACGATCTTCTATGGCTTGGGTGGATTTCGGATGATGAGTTTGATGTCCCCACGGTTAAGACCTTTTTTAGGATCATGAATAGTGATGGTATCACATTTTTCGAGGAGAAGACGGAATGGAGTACCGATTATACAGGCGCTATGGCTCTTCGTACATCTTCGGGTGAACCCTATGCGGTTTTGGCAGTAGATATGGAAATAGATGAAATTAACAAGGACATCATTTCGTTTACTATAGAGAACACAATGGTCATCCTTTTTATCGGTGTATTATTCATGATGGGCTTTGTTTTTTGGGCACAGAAGAATATTACTGTTCCTATAACAAAGCTTGAAAACAGTGTCGTATCGTTTGCCAGCAGCAGTCATGGGCAGAGAGATTCGAATGCACTTAAATTCGTAGATCCCGATATTCATACCCATAATGAGGTGGAGACTCTGGCGAAGGCTGTCCGAAGCATGACGGAGGACATGAGGGAATACGTAAAGGGAATTGCAACTGCCGAGGAGAGAGCAGCTGATATGAACGAGCTTGCACATAAGGATTCGCTCACCGGCATAAGGAACAAGAATGCTTATAAACAGGAAGTGGAAATTCTCCAGGAGGAAATTGACAGCGGCAAAGCCAGATTTGGCATAGTAATGATCGATCTCAATTTCCTTAAAGTCATAAATGATACTTATGGTCATGAAAAGGGAGATAATGCAATTAAAAAGCTTTCGGCAATAGTATGCGATGTCTTTTCCCACTCGCCGGTATTCAGAGTGGGCGGCGACGAATTTACGGTAATCCTCAAGGATGCGGATTATTACAATGTTCTTAATCTTATAGATGTTTTTAATGAAAAAATGATCATGATGGCAAATGATGATGAACTTAAGCCTTGGGAAAAGATATCGGCAGCAATAGGCTATGCCATTTATGACAGACAAACAGATAAAGATGTGGACAGTGTTTTTGACAGGGCCGATGCGAATATGTATAAAGCCAAGAAGGGCATGAAAGCTACAAGAGAGGGATAA
- the ychF gene encoding redox-regulated ATPase YchF has product MKLGIVGLPNVGKSTLFNSLTNAGALAANYPFATIDPNVGIVAVPDKRLQLLGDLYHSKKVTPATIEFVDIAGLVKGASKGEGLGNQFLANIRETDAIVHVVRCFDDPNVVHVDGSVDPARDIETINLELVFADLEVLERRIAKTTKAARMDKTAAKELELLNKIKTVLENGKMARELELDDEDEKALMNTYDLLTWKPVIYAANVLEDDLADDGASNKYVAAVRELASKSGSEVFVISAQIEAEISELEADEKAEFLESLGLTESGLDKLIAASYRTLGLMSFLTSGEDETRAWTIKIGTKAPQAAGKIHTDFERGFIKAEVINYEDLLREGSLSAAREKGLVRMEGKEYVVQDGDVILFRFNV; this is encoded by the coding sequence ATGAAATTAGGAATCGTCGGGCTTCCGAACGTCGGAAAAAGTACCCTTTTCAATTCGCTTACAAACGCAGGAGCACTTGCTGCTAACTATCCCTTTGCAACAATCGATCCTAATGTAGGAATCGTTGCAGTTCCGGATAAGAGACTGCAGCTGCTCGGAGATTTGTATCATTCAAAGAAGGTAACACCTGCTACAATCGAGTTCGTTGATATCGCAGGACTCGTTAAGGGAGCATCTAAGGGCGAAGGCCTTGGAAACCAGTTCCTTGCAAATATTCGTGAGACAGATGCAATTGTTCATGTTGTAAGATGTTTTGATGACCCTAACGTAGTACATGTTGACGGTAGTGTTGATCCCGCAAGAGATATTGAGACAATAAATCTTGAGCTTGTTTTTGCTGACCTTGAAGTTCTTGAGAGAAGAATAGCCAAGACCACCAAGGCTGCCAGAATGGATAAGACAGCAGCAAAAGAGCTTGAACTTCTTAATAAGATTAAGACTGTTCTTGAAAACGGTAAAATGGCAAGAGAACTTGAGCTTGATGATGAGGATGAGAAGGCGCTTATGAATACATATGATCTTCTTACCTGGAAACCCGTAATATACGCGGCTAATGTCCTTGAGGATGATCTTGCGGATGATGGTGCTTCCAATAAATATGTTGCTGCTGTTCGCGAGCTTGCATCAAAATCGGGCAGTGAAGTCTTTGTGATCAGTGCTCAGATTGAAGCTGAGATTTCAGAACTTGAAGCTGATGAAAAGGCTGAATTCCTTGAGAGCCTCGGTCTTACAGAGTCAGGTCTTGATAAGCTTATTGCAGCAAGCTACAGAACACTCGGACTTATGAGCTTCCTTACATCCGGTGAGGACGAGACAAGAGCCTGGACCATCAAGATTGGAACAAAGGCTCCTCAGGCTGCCGGCAAGATCCACACTGATTTTGAGAGAGGTTTCATTAAGGCAGAGGTTATCAATTATGAAGATCTTCTTCGCGAGGGCTCTCTTTCTGCAGCAAGAGAAAAAGGACTTGTCCGCATGGAAGGTAAAGAGTATGTGGTACAGGACGGAGATGTAATTCTGTTCCGCTTTAATGTTTAA
- a CDS encoding tyrosine-type recombinase/integrase produces MGKDLRGREIGEGIVQRKDGLYSARFTNKSGKRVEKYFDGVVDAKKWITISKLEDEKHSDTAIEYNMTVDEWFLYWIKTFKQGLSPNTIRNYRERYYNNVQSYIGKMLLIDVKPMHCQQIFNEMQTEYAISTVYQTYICIGSMFKSALMNDLIVKHPLDAVNFKMKKVKVPRRVLTIDEQERFLEFADKNHNAKQFRLLLQTGLRTGELIGLTWDSFDIENRTITIDKALEYRHERGYWRAGPPKTMAGFRTIPLTEEAFEILYGLYQKRSTRKESMALSQVLTFIDPRTGLDREVCMKDLIFVNFRTGEPIKNSTYDTNLYKICDKAGIKPFCMHALRHTFATRCIERGVNPKSLQKILGHAQLSTTMDTYVHVTDDSLLLAIRQFEAAV; encoded by the coding sequence TTGGGCAAAGATTTAAGAGGCCGAGAGATCGGTGAAGGTATTGTGCAAAGAAAGGATGGGTTATATTCAGCCAGATTTACGAATAAGAGTGGAAAAAGAGTAGAAAAATATTTTGATGGTGTAGTAGATGCGAAAAAGTGGATAACAATCAGTAAACTTGAGGATGAAAAACATTCTGACACAGCTATTGAATATAATATGACTGTAGACGAGTGGTTTTTGTACTGGATAAAGACTTTTAAGCAGGGGCTATCACCCAATACAATAAGAAACTATAGAGAACGTTACTATAATAATGTTCAAAGCTATATTGGGAAAATGCTTCTGATTGATGTTAAACCTATGCATTGTCAGCAGATTTTCAATGAAATGCAGACGGAATATGCAATATCCACAGTTTATCAGACATATATATGTATTGGCTCTATGTTTAAATCGGCTTTGATGAATGATCTGATAGTTAAGCATCCGCTGGACGCCGTCAACTTTAAGATGAAAAAAGTAAAGGTGCCTCGAAGAGTATTGACGATAGACGAGCAGGAAAGATTTCTTGAGTTCGCAGACAAGAATCATAATGCAAAACAGTTTAGGCTACTTTTGCAGACTGGGCTTAGAACCGGAGAATTGATAGGCCTTACCTGGGACAGCTTTGATATTGAAAATCGGACCATTACAATTGATAAGGCTTTAGAGTACAGACATGAGCGTGGTTATTGGAGAGCTGGTCCTCCGAAAACAATGGCAGGATTTAGAACAATTCCGCTTACAGAAGAAGCTTTTGAGATTTTATATGGCTTATATCAAAAAAGAAGTACTAGAAAAGAGTCCATGGCACTATCTCAAGTGTTGACTTTCATTGATCCGAGGACAGGGCTTGATAGAGAAGTTTGCATGAAGGACTTGATATTTGTTAACTTTCGTACAGGTGAGCCAATTAAGAATTCTACTTACGATACCAACCTATATAAGATATGTGACAAGGCAGGAATAAAACCTTTTTGTATGCACGCATTAAGACACACATTTGCAACCAGATGTATTGAGAGAGGAGTCAATCCGAAATCTCTTCAAAAGATTTTGGGACATGCTCAGCTATCCACTACGATGGATACTTATGTACATGTGACTGATGATTCTTTACTTCTTGCGATAAGACAGTTTGAGGCTGCTGTATAG
- a CDS encoding transposase has product MSSTLPSMEFIKRLIQHIPEKDFKMIRYYGVYGRHRESDKKLYRLIHPSKKPFFKSFLQWRSCILSAFGYDPLSCPKCNSTMKFLELRFNHKRVSLEDLYEKTMGKCRPKSRAPSTKIGIVPSYSCA; this is encoded by the coding sequence ATGAGCTCCACGTTACCTTCAATGGAATTCATCAAACGTCTTATACAGCACATACCAGAAAAAGACTTTAAGATGATACGTTATTATGGCGTGTATGGTCGTCATAGGGAGTCAGACAAAAAACTTTACCGTCTGATTCATCCTTCCAAAAAGCCATTCTTTAAATCATTCCTTCAATGGCGTTCATGTATCCTGTCAGCATTCGGATATGATCCATTAAGTTGTCCCAAATGCAACAGCACCATGAAATTTCTCGAGTTGCGCTTCAACCACAAACGTGTTTCTCTCGAAGACTTATACGAAAAGACAATGGGAAAATGCCGTCCCAAGAGCAGAGCTCCGTCTACAAAAATCGGCATTGTTCCCTCGTATTCCTGCGCATGA
- a CDS encoding cysteine-rich KTR domain-containing protein: MEDNSRWLRCPDCDAKTRTKVNEDTVLIRFPLYCHKCKKTIIVNVIEFKIEKSAEPGT; the protein is encoded by the coding sequence ATGGAAGATAATTCAAGGTGGCTGAGATGCCCGGATTGTGATGCGAAGACGAGAACTAAAGTTAATGAAGATACAGTTCTTATTCGTTTTCCACTTTATTGTCACAAGTGTAAGAAAACAATAATTGTAAATGTTATAGAATTCAAGATAGAAAAAAGCGCCGAGCCAGGCACATGA